From Schizosaccharomyces pombe strain 972h- genome assembly, chromosome: II, the proteins below share one genomic window:
- the tam9 gene encoding mitochondrial 54S ribosomal protein bL31m has translation MKCSLRLFEKAGRLSVRSQTVQTFQQRIVLANGASYLVNTTLPKPYILSIKDITNMPLNNPKVNALSSIRGQESRRSKFEERYEGL, from the coding sequence ATGAAATGTTCATTGAGATTGTTTGAGAAGGCGGGCAGGTTGTCTGTAAGGTCACAAACTGTGCAAACCTTTCAACAAAGGATCGTACTCGCCAATGGAGCCTCCTATTTGGTAAATACAACCTTACCCAAGCCATATATACTATCGATAAAGGACATCACCAATATGCCGTTGAATAATCCAAAGGTTAACGCTTTATCTTCTATACGAGGTCAAGAAAGCCGCAGGTCAAAGTTTGAAGAGCGTTACGAAGGACTTTAG
- the rrb1 gene encoding WD repeat-containing protein Rrb1 encodes MSKRAAEETVEFNSKNGPGQRGTVADNVDTEMGEFEDAYEDEIESEEEYIEADGEKDNGMDEEEQNDAQPSKIPWLPGGKINADEKLVADPSVYEMLHNIQVKWPFLSFDILQDSLGEERRAWPHQMYLVGGSQALDSNDNELTVMKLSQLYKTQHDENDDASDNSDVEEDPILEHKSISTKGACNRVRSARRPANSSKESLLASFHETGKVHIWDIAPHLRSLDSPGVMVSRKENSPLYTVNRHKTEGYALDWSPFEYSLLSGDNANEIFLTKYSNGGWQTDSSPFLSHTAAVEDLQWSPSEKNVFSSCSCDGTFRIWDVRNKQKTSALTVNAHPGVDVNVLSWNTRVPNLLATGADNGVWSVWDLRSLKSSSSVATPVASFKWHRAPIYSIEWHPNEDSVIGVVGADNQISLWDLSVELDEEEQDSRAAEGLQDVPPQLMFIHMGQQEIKEMHWHRQIPGTIVSTAMTGINVFKTITF; translated from the coding sequence ATGTCTAAGAGAGCAGCAGAAGAGACAGTTGAGTTTAATAGCAAAAATGGTCCTGGCCAACGCGGCACTGTTGCGGACAATGTCGACACTGAAATGGGTGAATTTGAAGACGCCTACGAAGATGAGATTGAAAGCGAAGAAGAGTATATTGAAGCAGATGGCGAAAAGGATAACGGTatggatgaagaagagCAAAACGATGCACAACCCTCCAAGATTCCCTGGTTACCTGGAGGAAAAATAAACGCTGACGAAAAGCTGGTTGCGGATCCTAGTGTTTACGAAATGCTGCATAATATTCAAGTTAAATGGCCCTTCTTAAGCTTTGATATCCTACAAGACTCTCTTGGAGAGGAGCGTCGTGCTTGGCCTCATCAAATGTATTTAGTTGGCGGCTCTCAAGCTCTTGACAGCAATGATAACGAACTTACGGTTATGAAACTTAGCCAGTTGTACAAGACCCAGCACgatgaaaatgatgatgCTTCCGACAACTCTGATGTTGAAGAAGATCCTATCTTGGAGCATAAATCTATTTCCACGAAAGGAGCTTGTAATCGCGTTCGTTCCGCACGCCGACCTGCAAATTCTTCCAAAGAGTCATTGTTGGCCTCCTTTCATGAGACTGGAAAAGTTCACATTTGGGACATTGCTCCCCATTTGCGTTCTTTGGATTCTCCTGGTGTGATGGTTTCGCGTAAGGAAAATAGTCCGCTTTATACTGTTAATCGTCATAAAACTGAGGGATATGCACTTGACTGGTCTCCCTTTGAATATTCTTTACTTTCTGGTGACAATGCAAATGAGATATTCCTGACGAAGTATAGCAATGGTGGTTGGCAAACTGACTCTTCTCCTTTTCTAAGCCATACTGCTGCTGTCGAAGATCTACAATGGTCTCCTAGTGAAAAGAACGTATTTTCCAGTTGCAGTTGCGATGGCACTTTTCGCATCTGGGATGTCcgaaataaacaaaagacgTCAGCTCTTACCGTCAATGCTCATCCTGGTGTCGACGTTAATGTGTTAAGTTGGAATACACGTGTACCTAATTTATTGGCAACTGGTGCTGATAATGGTGTTTGGAGCGTGTGGGACCTTCGTTCTCTGAAAAGTTCATCCTCAGTTGCAACTCCTGTTGCTTCTTTCAAATGGCACCGTGCTCCTATATACAGTATTGAATGGCATCCTAACGAAGATTCCGTTATTGGTGTCGTTGGTGCGGATAATCAAATTTCATTATGGGATTTATCGGTGGAGcttgatgaagaagaacaaGACAGTCGTGCAGCAGAGGGGTTGCAGGACGTTCCTCCTCAGTTAATGTTTATACACATGGGTCAACAAGAAATCAAGGAAATGCATTGGCATAGGCAAATACCTGGAACGATTGTCTCCACTGCTATGACTGGTATAAATGTGTTTAAAACTATCACTTTTTAG